A stretch of DNA from Manihot esculenta cultivar AM560-2 chromosome 7, M.esculenta_v8, whole genome shotgun sequence:
GAATAGAGAAAAATGGCAGAATTTAAAGAGATTATTAGTGGGTGGCTCTAGTGGAAGTAAGATATTAATAACCACTCGCTCTAAAAAGGTGGCTGATATATCTAGCACAATGGCACCACATGTTTTGGAAGGGTTGTCTCGGGATGAGTCTTGGTCTTTGTTTTTGCATGTAGCACTTGAGGGGCAGGagccaaaacatgcaaatgtaAGAGAGATTGGAGAGGAGATTTTGAAGAAATGTTGTGGAGTTCCTCTTGCTATAAAAACTATCGCAAGTCTCTTGTATGAGAAAAATCCAGAAACTGAGTGGCCGCTCTTTTTAAGAAATGAACTCTCAAGAATAAGTCAAGACGATAATGATATTGTGCCAACACTGAAACTAAGTTATGATCAATTACCATCACATTTGAAGCATTGTTTTGCATACTGCGCTTTATGTCCAAaagattatgagattgatgtgAAAACATTAATCCATCTTTGGGTTGCACAAGGGTTTGTTGAGGCACCAATTACGAGTGATCGTCTTGAGGATATTGGGCTTGAATATTTTATGAAACTATGGTGGAGGTCATTTTTTCAAGAGGTGAAAAGAGATAGATTTGGAAATATCGAAAGCTGTaaaatgcatgatttaatgcaCGATCTCGCAACCACAGTGGGTGAGATAAGGATCCGGCTAGTAAATTCTGATGCACCAAATATTGATGAGAAAATCCGACATGTAGCATTGAAATTGGATGTTGCACCACAAGAAGTTCTTAATATTGCAAAAAAATCACGATCATTTCTTTTGCTTGAGAAACATGATTACAATAAGCTgtttattcataaaaatttatggTGCATACGCGcttatgatatgaatgattgTGGCATTGAGAAGGTGGATAGTTGTATAAAAATGCTAAAACATCTAAGATATTTTGGTGTTTCTGGGAATGTGAAACTTAGAACACTTCCAAATTCTATTACTGATTTGCTGAATTTACGAGTATTAAATGTCTCTAATTGTCGCAGGCTCAAAGAATTGCCTAAAGATATTAAAAAGCTTGTGAATCTTAGGCATTTATATTGTGAAGGTTGTAAGTCTTTGACTCATATGCCACGTGGGCTTGGGCAGTTGACTTCACTTCAGACGTTGTCACAGTTCGTAGTTGCAAAAGGGCATATTTCCTCAAAGGATGTtggaaaaataaatgaattgaaTAAACTTAACAATTTGAGGGGAAGTCTTGAAATTACAAATCTAGGTTTTGTGGATAATGAGATTGTAAATGTTAATTTGAAAGAGAAGCCactccttcaatcattggtatTACATTGGAAGGAGAGTTGGGAAGATTCAAATGTTGATAGAGATGAAATGGCATTTCAAAATCTCCTACCACATCCCAATCTTAAAGAGTTAAATGTGGTTCGCTATGGAGGCAGGAGGTTCCCAAGTTGGTTCTCTTCCCTCACGAATCTTGTCCAACTCCATATATGGAATGGCAATGAATGTCAGCATCTCCCACCAATGGATCAAATCCCTTCTCTTCAACATCTAGAGATTTTGGGATTCGATGATTTAGAATACATGGAGATTGAGGGACAACAAACATCATTCTTTCCATCCCTAAAGACTCTCAATCTACATGGTTGTCCTAAGCTTAAAGGATGGCAGAAGAAGAGGGATGATTCGACAGTACTTGAGCTACTCAAATTTCCTTGTCTTTCATATTTCTCTTGTAATAACTGCCCGAGTTTGACCTCCATCCCTCAGTTTCCATCTCTCGATGAATCACTAAATTTGCAAAAAGCAAGCCCACAACTTGTGCACCAAATATTTACACCgtcaatctcttcttcttcctcaatcATTCCTCCTCTCTCTAAATTGAAGCACCTTTCGATTGTGTACATTGAAGAGCTCGAATCTCTACCTCGAGATGGACTGCGGAATCTCACTTGTCTTCAAAGACTAACCATTGGGTTTTGCCCGGCATTAAAGTGTCTGCCTCAGGAGATGCGTTCCCTCACCTCTTTACGAGAATTGAATATCGAGATATGTCCCCAATTGAAGGAAAGATGTGGAAATAAAAAGGGTGCTGATTGGGAATTCATTTCACACATCCAAAATATTAAAGTTGATAGACAAACAATTCAAAAGGAGGGCCGGTATCTACTGGATGATGAAGCTTCGGGTAAGTTGGTGCTTTTTCTTTCCAATTTGCAAATTGAACTTATATGAGAAAATCTTCACTCTATGATTCTATTTACACAGATCAGTGAAGGATAAATTTTCAACTGTTGGATGTGTTTCTTCCAAAATGAGCACTGTATTGCTTTTGTATTCGTAAGTATCCTTTTGTCATTATTTCTTTACAATCAAGATCAATATACAGAGTAccaattttttctattatttttcttttttataattgagaatttatttgctttatgataaaattttaaccCTGTTTTCCCACATATACAGGCTCATCAAGCTAGAGGAATCATTTATTTGTTTTTGACGCACCTGAAATTCTAATAAATTGGGAAGTGGAAAACAAATTCAAAGAGATTTTAATTGCATTGGCAGGTCATTCTTCTAAccatcatttttatttatcttttaatgTAATTCTGCCTTCATTCTTTTCATGGATATAACTGATTAATTTTGACTCTACGTGCAGAAGTTAGTAGAGGACGTGGAAAAGATGTTATTGCTGCAATTACTTTGATATATCTTCTAAATTAGGATGAAAATTGATTGTGCTGAAGGTGATTGTCATATGTCAATTTCTCTTCACATGCACCATTCCTTTGTAAATTAAATCAGCAGCATATCTTAATTATTTGGTATTTATTCAAGTTTTTTCAATGTCAAATGGAGAGGTGGAGAAAACCATTTATTCTGAAAAGAAAATGTGATTTCTGAGtaaacatcaaaacccaataGTCTTACCTTTGTTTACTCTGAAGTTCTtcacaagaaaagaaaaagcaaagcaTTCACCTGGTTAAAACCTTATTTATTTAAGGAGATTTCTGGGTGCATATGTTCTTGGCGAGGGGATATgcattttgaataattttaactgGACTTTCATCTCCCATCAATGGCTTATCAAGTATGAGTTATCATTGGGATGCTGTTGAAATCATGGGAAGTGGTGAACCAATGCAAAGGCTTGCCGAAATCATGCATTGGCAGGTCATGCTTCTATCtatcttattattattgttattattattagctGTGTAATTCTGCATCCCTTTTAATTTCACGGATTTAAAGCTTAATTTGATTCCTTGTGCAGAAGTTAGTCGAACACATTAGATACCACAACTACATGCCATGGAGAAATTCCTTGATTGGCTTGGCTTGGCATAATTCGCCTTGAAAGAACTGCTATTAATGTGTGTGGCCTTCCGTAGAAGAATTTTCAATTATTGGATGAAATCCCCCTAGTTATTGCTTGTAAAGCAAATCTGTGATTTAATGATGAATCTGGCTTGAAACAAATGCTAAATCAATGGTGTGAAAATCCTACATCTAGCAATTATCTTCATAACTTACACCTGCGGCGAAGATGATGGAGATTCACTAAGCTACGCAGGTTGTGCCCTTGACATCCCAGAATAAAAACTCACCGGGTTAAGTTTCCTGTCTGTCACAGTTCAGAAAACAAGATACAGAGTAATCTTGCTGAGCGGGAAGCAGAAATGAAGCTGAATGATGGGAGTTTTGCACACTTCTTCGAATGACTTGCTGCAGGCCTGCGTATTTCAGGATCTAGATTCTCACTCGAGACCTCTGTTTTGATCATCCAACATGCAATGCCCAGACTCAACTgtgctgatttttttttttttttttctaatttctctGATTTTAAGTAGCTTTGCTATTATGCTAATCATTTGTTCATTCAATGCAAATAAcataattttccctttttttcctGAGAAATcagtttttatataaattgtGTTGCCAGAATATGTAAGAGCCCTGAATTTTAGATGAATTGTGTAAGAGTGtatcagaagaaccagaaatcAGATAGAGCATTAAATGGATTGGCTATGAATTCTGAATATAATTTGAAAACACTGAATTAAATCTGAATTGGTGGattattcattttctttttcttgcgtCTTGTTATTTAGAATGAGACCTGAAATcagataaaagaaaagaaaaaaacaaaaacttcCTCAAAAATCAGACCTGAAATGAATTTTATCTACGAGTGAAACAAGTGACGTATATAATACGTTTATATCCAGTTGTATACAAATTGTATTGGTCCACTTTTTTCAAGTAAAAGACAATCCTAAAGGGCAATGATATCTTGCACCAATAAGAAGCTAAGATAAATGAACTTGAAAGGCCAATGTAATATTTGTGTCGGGAGTTGGAGTAagagaataaataattaaatattaaaattaaatatttaaaaatttaaaagaatatctaaaattatttgTGTTGGGAGTTGGACTACGAGAATAAATAACTAAACAATGATATTAGATAttttaaactgaaaattaatatataaaattagtagtgaatttgagaaaaaaaaattttaacacttTTTTTTAACTCTCACGTTCTCTTATTGAGAGATGATATTCATTGAATATGTAGTTCAAATGAGATTTGATTACACAGATTAGATTACAAGAGAGATTAACAACTCTTACGAGTAAAGTAAAAAAGCATAGTTAAGATATGATGAATTATACTATAATCATCTACAGCAAAAAGTATActttaaataaaacattaacCTAAATTTAAGCAACTTAAGTATCTAAGAAAAATACTATCAATTAACCCTTTTTGAGATTTTTTCTTGATACACCAAACTTCTTTTTTAGCTCTTCAAACTTGTTCTTGGACAAGGCTTTTGTAAATATATCAGCAAGTTGCTCGTCAGACTTGCAATGCAGCAGCTTGATCTCTGAATTCTTCTCTATTTCTCTTAGAAAATGAAATTTCACCTTAACGTGCTTAGTTATTCTATGTTAAACAGAATTATTTGCAATGGTAATGGTTGATTTATTATCATACCATATAACAGTAGAATCACATTGCTCAATTCTCAAATCCTTTAGTAGCTTTCTAACCCATATTGATTGATTTACAGCACCAGTAGCTGAAATATATATTCAGCCTTAACAGTAGATTGAGCCACCACATCTTGCTTCCTTGAATTCCAAGAGAAATGACCTGAACTAAGAACAAAACATAGCTTGAAGTACTCTTTGAATCATCAACATTTCCAGCCAATCACTATCCACATAACCTTCAAGCTTGACAACTTTTCCTCTTTGAAACCATAAGCCAAATTCAGCAGTACCCTTCAGGTATCTCAGTACTCTCTTACTCGCAGCAAAATACAATTGACTAGGAGAATGCATAAATTTAGATAATAAGCTTGCTGATTACATTAAATCAGGTCTAAAAGCAGTCAAATATAGCAAACTACCGATCAAACTTCTGTACAGTAAAGCATTTGCTAGTTCAGCTCTATGATCCTTGCTAAGTTTCTCATTCACAATAAGAGGAATAGCCACAAACTTGCATTTATCCAAATTAAACTTTTTCAGCATTTCAAGAGTATATTTCCTTTGAGACACAAAGATACCATCAACACCTTACTCAATTTCAAGCCTAAGAAAATAAGTCATAATTTCCAAATTTGATATTTCAAATTCAGATTGCATTCTCAgcttaaaattatccaataaCTGAGAATTTCCACTAGTCACTAACATATCATCAATATAAAGTGACACAATTAACTGAAATTCATCTCTAACATTGTTCACATACAAGGTTGGCTTATTTTCACTCCTCTTGAATCCATTTTGGATCAGATGTGAGTCAATCCTTCGTACCAAACTCTTGGAGCTTGTTTCAGGCAATAAAGTGCCTTCTTAACCTTGTACACTTCGTCTTCTTAGCCCTCTACTTCAAATCCTTCAGACTGCTGCACATAAATCTCCTTATTTAGCAAATCATTCAAGATTGCAAATTTGACATCCAAGTGAAACATTTGCCATCCATTTTAGATTGCTAAAGACAACAACAATCTAATAGCGTCATGCTAGCAACTGGAGCAAAAGTATCTCCATAAGCAACCTTGGTTGCTGAGCATAACCTTTCATAACAAGTCTGGCTTTGTACTTGAAGATAGAGCCATCagaatttactttaattttgtAAATCCACTTCACACCAATTGTATTTTTACCCTTTGGTTTGGAAGTCAATTTCTAAGTTTTATTCTTCTCAATTGCTGcaatttcttcttttatacCATGCTATCATTCTTTAGTTTGAGAAGCTTCTTTATAGCAGCTTGGTTCTGCCACACCCACATTACATCTTTCATAAATCTCAAAAAGAGACTTGAATTTAAAGGCATGAGCTTCATTATTGAAATTAAACTCCTTTTTAGATTCTAAATCAGAATTAGACTCGTTTCCAGATTATGAATCAGAATTAGATTCTTTTTCAAATTCTATATCTCCATTGCTAGAGCTTTCAAAAATAACTTTTGGCTAATAGAGAGTTTACTGCTCTAACAATTTGCTCTTTCTGAAAGTCCCAATAGGCTTCTTCATTAAACTTCACATCTCTACTAATAACCACTTTCTTGGCACATTATAGATCTTGTAGCCTTTTGATGAAATTGCATAGCTCAGAAAAATACCCAAATCAGATTTATTATCTAGCCTCACCCCTCTTGATATTAGGAACAAGTATGTAGCAAACTTATCCAAAAACCTTCAAGTGGCTTGCAGAAGACTTTGATCCAAGCTATGCTTCAGCTGGAGTTTTCCCTTCCACTGCTCTAGTAGGAAGTCTATTCAATAAATACACAGCTATATAAATAACTTCAACCCAAAACATCTTTGGTAGCACTTTCTCTTTCAACATACATTTGGCTATTTCAATAATTATTCTGTTCTTTCTCTCAGAAACTCTATTCCATTTAGGTGAATAAAGAACTGAAAGTTGATGTTGAATTCTAGCATCTtcacaaaatttattaaattttttcagaGATATACTCTTTACCATTATCAGACCTCAAAGTCTTAAGGAGACAATCACTCTACTTTTCAACTAAAGgtttaaatttcttaaatacATTGAAAACTTGACTCTTGCCACTTAGAAATTACATCCAAGTCATTTTAGTTAAGTCATCTGTAAAGAAAAACCACAATGTTTCAATTGCAAAAATTTAGCCatttacaaaaatttacaaatttaaaaacgaaagaaaaagtaaatttaattgaaataaaaaaaataaaaaaaaagctttACTTTGAATTAATTGGTGTGAGGTGTActaacaaattttattttggaGAGAAGTGCTCaaattcaaacaaaaaaaaaaaaaaaagaaagaacttaaattcaaaaaaaaaaagaaaaagtaaaagaaaaaaaaatcaacaatgaTAAAAAGTTAGTATAGTAATTTGGAGAGAAGTgctcaaatttaaaaaagaaaaagaaaaagaaaaagaaaaagaaaaaaaattaacgaTGATAAAAAGTTAGTATAGTAATTTGAAGAGAAGTGCTCCGTGTGAGGCTGGTGAAAAGTGCATCAGCAATTGCTGCAGTGAGGAGAAATGTTTTGCAAATTGATAGTTTTTAAAGAAATGCTCCgtccataaaatttaaattttgagaatTAAAGGAAAGTATTgagattttaattcaaaatttcaaatatttatcttgatattcaattattgttttttattattctagattttttattattcaaataactATAAGATTTGTTaagatattttgaaaattttttaagttttgaatCTTGATTGTAGCCTATATAAAAACatcttaattttcatttttaataagaGAGTTCTTAACAGAGTTCTTTATTCAGTTCtctatttctcttctttttctttcctaaTATTATGATTCAAATTCTCAATATAAACAAAACACTAAATAAAACATAAGTAAAAAAAGTCTCATCAGTCAACAGTTTGCATTGCTTTTCATCCAACAGCCAAAATCAAATGCTGAGGAAGCCCTTCTCCTTCAAGCTTTCAATAGTGTCCTTCAAACTAACCTCCAAAGGAATGAAGTCAATACCCAAAGTTTTCGCTTTTTCCTTGGATACCCCATACTTTGCTAAGGAATTCAATCCGAAGCCACATCTGCAACTCAGATGATAttccataattaaattaatcatccAAAACAACTATTTCTCAGTaatctaaataattataaaacttAGCCATTCATAAAGCTGGTTCAACATGAGCatgcaaaaatattaaaaaaccaTACTTTTTTGGAAGGTGCAATGTAGGATAATGTTGCTGCACAATTTTCAGAACCTTAGAGAAGTGAATGTCGCTTTCAATTAAGCAATATCTGCCACTAGCTGAAGGAATCTCCAAAGCTTGAATATGTGCATACGCAACATCTCTCACATCGATGGATCTATAATATGCATCAGGATACTCTTGAGCTCCTcctacccaaaaaaaaaaaaaaaaaaaaaatcaaccgaTTGTTCCATAATAAATCATGTAATATTGTGTGATTAAATTAATGCTAAAGTTTCAAGATATTTGGTAATCAAATGGACATGTCGTCTTATGTTGCTTGAGCACACCATTTATGAGATTGAAAAGTATCTCGATAGAGCTATTAATAGTTGGCTGCAAAAGAGGACCAAGGACAAACCCTGGATGTATTGTAACAAAATCCATCTTGTTGTTTTTTGCAAATTCCCAAGCAGCCTGCTCAGCTAACGTTTTCCCAAGTTGATACCAGAGCtg
This window harbors:
- the LOC122724067 gene encoding putative disease resistance protein RGA3, which codes for MLKISFKLVICCRHLLLHSNISSFYNQTKTPKMADGVLSNVVGDIITKLGSRALHEIGLWWGVKGELKKLEATVSSIRNVLLDAEEQQKLNRQVKGWLERLEEVVYDADDLVDDFATEALRRRVMTGNRMTKEVCLFFSSSNQLVYGFKMGHKIKAIRERLADIEGDRKFKLEVRTDQERIAWRDQTESSLPEVVIGREGDKKAITELVLSSNGEECVSVLSIVGMGGLGKTTLAQIIFNDELIKNSFERRIWVCVSDPFDVKMVVRKILESATEKKPEDLELEALKSQLGRIIDGKKYLLVLDDVWNENREKWQNLKRLLVGGSSGSKILITTRSKKVADISSTMAPHVLEGLSRDESWSLFLHVALEGQEPKHANVREIGEEILKKCCGVPLAIKTIASLLYEKNPETEWPLFLRNELSRISQDDNDIVPTLKLSYDQLPSHLKHCFAYCALCPKDYEIDVKTLIHLWVAQGFVEAPITSDRLEDIGLEYFMKLWWRSFFQEVKRDRFGNIESCKMHDLMHDLATTVGEIRIRLVNSDAPNIDEKIRHVALKLDVAPQEVLNIAKKSRSFLLLEKHDYNKLFIHKNLWCIRAYDMNDCGIEKVDSCIKMLKHLRYFGVSGNVKLRTLPNSITDLLNLRVLNVSNCRRLKELPKDIKKLVNLRHLYCEGCKSLTHMPRGLGQLTSLQTLSQFVVAKGHISSKDVGKINELNKLNNLRGSLEITNLGFVDNEIVNVNLKEKPLLQSLVLHWKESWEDSNVDRDEMAFQNLLPHPNLKELNVVRYGGRRFPSWFSSLTNLVQLHIWNGNECQHLPPMDQIPSLQHLEILGFDDLEYMEIEGQQTSFFPSLKTLNLHGCPKLKGWQKKRDDSTVLELLKFPCLSYFSCNNCPSLTSIPQFPSLDESLNLQKASPQLVHQIFTPSISSSSSIIPPLSKLKHLSIVYIEELESLPRDGLRNLTCLQRLTIGFCPALKCLPQEMRSLTSLRELNIEICPQLKERCGNKKGADWEFISHIQNIKVDRQTIQKEGRYLLDDEASEVSRGRGKDVIAAITLIYLLN